TTGGTATTTCCTCTGCACCCTGCACTTTATACTCTGCACTGTTTTTTCGAGAGGGGGCACAACAAATGAGTCAGAAAAAGTTCAACGTAGCCATAGCCGGAGCCACTGGAGCCGTAGGCGAATTGATGGTCCAGGTTCTGGAGGAGCGGAATTTTCCTGTCGGCGAGATGCGATACCTCGCTTCCTCCCGATCGGCAGGCAAAGTCCTCAAGTGGAAAGGTGAAGACCTTGTCATTCAGGAAATGACCAAGGAGTCCTTCGAGGGTATTGACATTGCACTGTTTTCGGCGGGCGGAGGACGCAGCAAGGAGTTCGCGCCTGCAGCAGTGGCGGCCGGAGCGGTGGTCGTTGACAACTCGTCGGCCTTCAGGATGGATGAGGACATTCCCCTGGTAGTGCCCGAGGTAAATCCGGAGGATATCGGGCAGTACACGAAGAGAGGGATCATAGCTAATCCGAACTGCACTACCATCATTATGATAGTGGCCTTAAAGCCCCTGTACGACTATGCCGGGATAAAAAGGGTCGTGGTCTCCAGCTACCAGTCATCCAGCGGTGCAGGTGCCCAGGCAATGGCTGAACTGGTTAAGCAGACGAAAGACTGGAGCGCGGGAAAGCCCCTGGAAGTATCGGCTTTCCAGCATCAGCTTCTTTTCAACGTTATTCCCCATGTGGACTCCTTCGCCGACAACGGCTTCACGAAGGAAGAAATGAAGATGCACAACGAGACCCGCAAGATGCTTCACGATGACCAGATCCAGGTTTCGGCTACCTGTGTCCGGGTTCCAGTCCTGACTGCTCACTCCGAATCGGTCACCATCGAGACGGAAAGAGAGCTCACAGTTGAAAAAGCACGGGAACTTTTACATGGTGCCCCTGGTGTTGAGGTGCTCGATGACCCGGCTTCCAACGCCTATCCAATGCCTCTTTTCGTTGCAGGACAGGATACCTGTTACGTGGGGAGGATCAGGAAGGATTTCTCTACAGCCAATGCGCTTTCCCTCTGGGTAGTAGGTGATCAGCTCCGAAAAGGTGCGGCTACCAACGCTGTGCAAATAGCTGAAATCCTCGCACAGAATTACCTGTAGGAAAATCCTGTGCGAGAGCCCAAAGTCCAAGGTCCAAGGTCCAAAAGTAGATCGCATACCGAAAAAACAAGCAGGAGTAATTCTGCTTCAGCACTTTCTTTGGCCTTTGGGCTTTGGGCTTTGGGCTTGCATTTATGTCCTTTCTGAATATAGCCCTTGGCAACTATTATCCCGCGGAATCTTTTGTCCACAGCCTGGATCCCAGGCTGAAGATAATATCCCTGGCTGTCATGATGCTGATCACATTTGCGGTTGCTGGCCTGGCAGCTATTTTTCTTCACACCGCAATTGTGCTGGGGCTGGTACTCCTTTCCAGTATCCCTCTGAGAGTTTTCTACAAAGGGTTGCGACTGTTTGTTTTCCTTTTCTTTTTTACGGCCGTACTGCATCTGTTCTTCACACCAGGTACACCGGTTGTGGAATTTACAACGCCTTTCAGTATTACCATCACTGAAGAGGGGATAAGCCGGGGCGCACTGATATCCTGGAGACTGCTCACCGTTATAGCCCTCTCATCCCTGCTCACCTACACGACAAGCCCGCTATCTATAACAAGAGGTCTTGAATCGCTTTTGGCCCCTCTTGCCCGTCTTCGATTCCCTGTCCAGGATTTTTCCCTCATGATGATGATGGCCATCAGGTTCATCCCTGTTCTAACGGATGAAACTGATCGTGTGTGGAAGGCCCAGAGGTCCAGAGGAGCGGACCTGAGGAGGGGAGGGCTCAAGGTGAGGGCCGCCACCCTCATGTCCATCATACTTCCCGTGTTCATAGGTCTGTTTCGCAGGGCCGACGATCTGGCTATGGCACTGGAGGCCCGTGGGTACGTACCTGGAAAGCCCAGGTCGGCCATGTTCCCCCTGAAATGGAAAAGCAGCGACACAATGGCCCTGGTCTGCCTGGTGCTTTGGGCCTCTACAGTTCTGTTCCTGGCGCTCAGGTAGGCTCGCTTCGTTCGAGTTCCAAGTATCAGGTTTCAGGTTTCGTGTTAACTACAAACCTCAAACATCAAACATCAAATATCAAATATCAAATATCAAACATAACCGGTCTTGTTTGGAGTATCCTTTGAGACGAATAAAACTCACCCTGGAATATGATGGTACCGACTTTTCCGGTTGGCAGGTGCAGCCTGACCAGAGGACGGTCCAGGGTGCACTCCAGGAGAGCCTCAGTAACATGATGGGGAGCCAGATCAAGGTCATAGGATCCGGACGCACCGATGCGGGAGTTCATGCCGTCGAGCAGGTCGCCCACGCCGATGTCACAAGAGATATTCCGGCGACCAACATAATGATGGGGTTAAACAGCTCCCTCGACAGGGATGTGCGGGTACTCGAGTGTGTGGATACGGAACCGGCGTTCCACGCCCAGAGAAGCGCCACAGGAAAGACTTACCGGTATATTATTCTCAACGGGCCGCGCCCAACGGCCCTTGACAGATACAGGGTCTGGTACATTCGTCAGCCTCTCGACCTCGAAGCTATGGCGCAGGGCGCAGCTCACCTGATCGGTGAACAGGATTTTGCGGCTTTCAAATCAGCCGGGGATGAGACGACTACA
The nucleotide sequence above comes from bacterium. Encoded proteins:
- a CDS encoding aspartate-semialdehyde dehydrogenase, which codes for MSQKKFNVAIAGATGAVGELMVQVLEERNFPVGEMRYLASSRSAGKVLKWKGEDLVIQEMTKESFEGIDIALFSAGGGRSKEFAPAAVAAGAVVVDNSSAFRMDEDIPLVVPEVNPEDIGQYTKRGIIANPNCTTIIMIVALKPLYDYAGIKRVVVSSYQSSSGAGAQAMAELVKQTKDWSAGKPLEVSAFQHQLLFNVIPHVDSFADNGFTKEEMKMHNETRKMLHDDQIQVSATCVRVPVLTAHSESVTIETERELTVEKARELLHGAPGVEVLDDPASNAYPMPLFVAGQDTCYVGRIRKDFSTANALSLWVVGDQLRKGAATNAVQIAEILAQNYL
- a CDS encoding energy-coupling factor transporter transmembrane component T, whose amino-acid sequence is MSFLNIALGNYYPAESFVHSLDPRLKIISLAVMMLITFAVAGLAAIFLHTAIVLGLVLLSSIPLRVFYKGLRLFVFLFFFTAVLHLFFTPGTPVVEFTTPFSITITEEGISRGALISWRLLTVIALSSLLTYTTSPLSITRGLESLLAPLARLRFPVQDFSLMMMMAIRFIPVLTDETDRVWKAQRSRGADLRRGGLKVRAATLMSIILPVFIGLFRRADDLAMALEARGYVPGKPRSAMFPLKWKSSDTMALVCLVLWASTVLFLALR
- the truA gene encoding tRNA pseudouridine(38-40) synthase TruA, with the protein product MRRIKLTLEYDGTDFSGWQVQPDQRTVQGALQESLSNMMGSQIKVIGSGRTDAGVHAVEQVAHADVTRDIPATNIMMGLNSSLDRDVRVLECVDTEPAFHAQRSATGKTYRYIILNGPRPTALDRYRVWYIRQPLDLEAMAQGAAHLIGEQDFAAFKSAGDETTTVRTLRKVDIKKTGDHIVLLFEANGFLKHMVRNLTGALVEVGQGKLFPDDIRRLLLGRSRENAPKKAPPQGLTLMQVTY